In Miscanthus floridulus cultivar M001 chromosome 5, ASM1932011v1, whole genome shotgun sequence, one genomic interval encodes:
- the LOC136455052 gene encoding extensin-like gives MENNVEHREGRTHGGPELQPPGSSKPSPKLPSPRRAPQYSPSASRPVPPSGRPHPREQGSRLRRLARSSALRGRLRLPPPSCPATRRPERLADGQLPRAGAPPPGRLSPPLRHPRPTPSWPAA, from the coding sequence ATGGAGAATAACGTAGAACACAGAGAAGGGCGGACGCACGGGGGGCCGGAGCTGCAGCCCCcggggtcttcaaagcccagcCCAAAACTCCCGTCCCCGAGACGAGCGCCGCAGTACTCGCCCTCCGCGAGTCGCCCCGTGCCCCCGTCCGGTCGTCCCCATCCTCGCGAGCAGGGGTCGCGACTCCGCCGACTCGCCCGGTCCTCCGCCCTCCGCGGCCGGCTCCGCCTTCCGCCGCCCAGCTGCCCCGCCACCCGGAGGCCGGAGCGCCTCGCCGACGGCCAGCTGCCCCGCGCCGGCGCGCCCCCGCCTGGCCGCCTCAGCCCCCCGCTCAGGCACCCACGGCCCACGCCCAGCTGGCCAGCTGCCTAG
- the LOC136450374 gene encoding nuclear pore complex protein NUP50A-like produces MSDEEQAPSSRKRVAGTQINKDNPEPDDDGPEQEMGTFKKATEEVMATQRIVKVRHQQTSSAPSSNPFSAIRFAPTDSSAQTSAPVPEVQPSDVKADEGSNGSGKHTLSVPDKNAGSGVNTDSAATTEAPPQPVETSDKAEDTKDESGGDKVVVGEPKESSSMPSEVEGKTKEGDAEEKERADEAGNNDKISKDDTEKKDGGESETKDGFSDEQRDADKISKDDTEKKGGGESEQKDADNKGHTSSATPLFSFKNLSSGQNAFTSLTGTGFSSTSFSFGSASKDGSSSGPLFGLKADGSSFPSFNLGTANNGSSATVLATSAEAPKKFAMTEGPVETGEENENAVFTADSALYEYLDGGWKERGKGELKLNVPVSGGESGERARLVMRTKGNYRLVLNASLYNDMSLKDMDKKGVMFACMSSIGESPSSLATFALKFKDTVTREEFKDAVESHKTSKAPDVQLKTPENSPKAAEV; encoded by the coding sequence ATGTCAGATGAGGAACAAGCCCCAAGCTCTAGGAAGAGGGTTGCAGGTACCCAAATCAACAAGGATAATCCTGAGCCTGATGATGATGGACCAGAGCAAGAGATGGGTACATTTAAGAAAGCTACTGAGGAAGTTATGGCAACCCAGAGAATTGTAAAGGTTCGGCACCAGCAGACGTCATCAGCTCCTTCTTCTAATCCTTTCTCTGCAATCAGATTTGCCCCCACTGATTCTAGTGCTCAAACAAGCGCCCCTGTCCCAGAGGTCCAACCTTCAGATGTCAAAGCTGACGAGGGAAGCAATGGTAGTGGGAAACATACTTTGTCTGTGCCAGACAAGAATGCAGGCTCTGGTGTAAATACCGACTCCGCTGCCACAACTGAAGCACCACCTCAACCTGTTGAAACCAGTGACAAGGCAGAAGACACAAAGGATGAATCTGGTGGAGACAAAGTGGTAGTTGGAGAACCCAAAGAAAGTAGCTCCATGCCATCTGAAGTTGAGGGCAAAACAAAAGAGGGAGATGCTGAAGAAAAGGAAAGGGCAGATGAAGCTGGAAATAACGATAAAATTAGCAAGGATGATACTGAGAAGAAAGATGGAGGTGAATCAGAGACCAAGGATGGCTTCTCTGATGAGCAGAGAGATGCTGATAAAATTAGCAAGGATGATACtgagaagaaaggtggaggtgaGTCAGAGCAGAAAGATGCTGATAACAAAGGGCATACATCATCAGCAACACCCCTTTTCTCGTTTAAGAATCTGTCAAGTGGTCAAAATGCTTTCACAAGTCTGACCGGAACTGGATTTTCAAGCACATCATTCTCGTTTGGCTCAGCCTCTAAAGATGGCTCAAGTTCTGGCCCCCTGTTTGGGCTGAAAGCTGATGGTTCTTCGTTCCCTTCTTTTAATCTTGGTACTGCCAACAACGGGAGTTCTGCCACAGTGCTTGCTACTTCAGCAGAGGCACCCAAGAAATTTGCTATGACAGAGGGTCCTGTTGAAACTGGTGAAGAAAATGAGAACGCTGTATTTACTGCTGATTCGGCTTTGTATGAGTACCTAGATGGGGGCTGGAAAGAAAGAGGAAAAGGTGAACTGAAGCTGAACGTCCCTGTATCTGGCGGTGAGAGTGGTGAGAGAGCCCGGCTCGTCATGAGGACAAAAGGCAACTACCGGCTGGTCCTGAATGCAAGCCTCTACAACGACATGTCACTCAAGGACATGGACAAGAAAGGCGTGATGTTTGCCTGCATGAGCAGCATTGGGGAGTCACCGAGCAGCCTTGCCACATTTGCTCTGAAGTTCAAGGACACAGTCACCAGGGAGGAATTCAAGGATGCGGTGGAGTCTCACAAGACAAGCAAGGCACCGGACGTGCAGCTGAAGACGCCCGAGAACTCTCCGAAGGCAGCAGAAGTCTGA